The following proteins come from a genomic window of Polyodon spathula isolate WHYD16114869_AA chromosome 44, ASM1765450v1, whole genome shotgun sequence:
- the si:dkey-6n21.12 gene encoding schwannomin-interacting protein 1 isoform X1 gives MEGDKEGKEREGEEKECDEAELSSDQAESRTASSHSPLGSSLEDLASPIMHWEALGHHIEELERQEQQRERGRRREEREGKERERGKRGPQPGELRREPARLSHRQSVKAQWEEQVEEEGGDEEITKHVSELTSRLKSRMNLQLCFINNSESEEEEEEEEERGKERGKLFLSPLSPPQNPAGSTGGRVPAVEAPPPALVARGDRVERQREVETEARRALARVRERLAKRPERGGQNQSNKSLAHTPDDRRLQSADLHTLTIKQLDTLRKRLIQAVQDLSSELVGLLLSRDQLQTEQDAILLEVEDLTAFAEKEQTHQHSTPR, from the exons ATGGAGGGAGATAAAGaggggaaggagagagagggggaggagaaggAGTGTGATgaagctgagctgagctctgaTCAGGCAGAATCCAGGACAGCCTCCTCCCACTCCCCCCTGGGGTCTTCACTGGAGGACCTGGCCAGTCCCATCATGCACTGGGAGGCACTGGGGCACCACATTGAAGAGCTGGAGAGGCaagagcagcagagagagagaggaaggagaagagaggagagagaaggaaaggagagagagagggggaagagaggaCCACAGCCTGGAGAGTTGAGAAGGGAG CCTGCCAGATTGTCACACCGACAGAGTGTGAAAGCACAGTGGGAGGAgcaggtggaggaggagggaggagatgAAGAGATCACCAAGCATGTGAGCGAACTCACCTCCCG gctcaAGAGTCGCATGAATCTACAGCTTTGCTTCATCAACAACAGTgagagtgaggaggaggaggaagaggaggaggagagagggaaggagagagggaaATTATTTTTGTCGCCCCTCTCCCCCCCCCAGAATCCCGCAGGCTCCACTGGTGGGCGTGTCCCTGCGGTGGAAGCCCCACCCCCTGCTCTGGTTGCCAGGGGCGACCgggtggagagacagagagaagtgGAGACAGAAGCCCGGAGGGCGCTGGCgagggtgagagagaggctggCGAAGAGGCCAGAGCGGGGGGGCCAGaaccag TCCAACAAGAGTCTGGCACACACTCCAGATGACAGGAGGCTGCAGAGCGCTGACCTGCACACACTGACCATCAAACAGCTGGACACTCTGAGGAAGAGACTGATCCAGGCTgtgcagg ATCTGAGCTCGGAGCTGGTTGGTTTGCTGTTGTCACGTGACCAACTGCAGACGGAGCAGGATGCCATCTTACTGGAGGTGGAGGACTTGACCGC GTTTGCAGAGAAGGAACAAACTCACCAGCACAGCACTCCAAGATGa
- the ache gene encoding acetylcholinesterase, with protein sequence MVLFLSLPSLLLFLLLPSLSPALDSELSVTTRAGRVKGVRLPVPNSRGGGGSHVSAFLGIPFAEPPVGKLRFQPSLPKKPWPGTWDAGSYPNACYQYVDILYPGFPGIEMWNPNREMSEDCLYLNIWVPSPRPRNASVMVWIYGGGFYSGSSSLDVYDGRFLAQSEQVLVLSMNYRVGSFGFLALHGSQEAPGNVGLLDQRLALQWVQENIQFFGGNPKSVTIFGESAGGVSVGIHLLSPDSRPLFSRAIMQSGAPNCPWATVTPAEARRRATLLGKLVGCEGDSSSRNNDSQLVDCLRSREPQELIDQEWLVLPYRSLFRFSFVPLIDGVFLPDPPEAALSPTVFRDPPPALLLGVNQDEGSYFLLYGAPGISKDNESLISREDFLEGVRMSVPHANDIGQDAVVLQYTDWMDESNPVKNRNALNDIVGDHNVICPLLHFAGAYAGLGSPGGASGGGGGVYVYHFDHRASNLPWPEWMGVIHGYEIEFVFGLPLNHSLNYTADEERMSRRIMRYWANFARTGNPNEPSESGRRWPLFSAAEQKYVGLNLEPLKVFRGLRTQVCAFWNRFLPKLLNVTGEPNLSVPLCTSLYLSAPLCTSLHLSPSPSTSLYLSSKAARVGGERWKTMSFTGGEIYKCTGEPEDSDHYSKYRKRMRRSCERRRSYMMHWKSQFDHYSKQERCAEL encoded by the exons ATGgttctcttcctctccctcccctccctcctcctcttcctcctcctcccctccctctccccagcTCTGGACTCGGAGCTCTCTGTCACGACCCGGGCCGGCAGGGTCAAGGGGGTCCGGCTGCCGGTTCCGAACTCCAGAGGAGGGGGCGGGAGTCACGTCTCAGCCTTCCTGGGGATTCCCTTCGCGGAGCCCCCAGTGGGGAAGCTGCGTTTCCAGCCCTCGCTCCCAAAGAAGCCGTGGCCGGGTACGTGGGACGCGGGCTCGTACCCCAACGCCTGCTACCAGTACGTTGACATCTTGTACCCGGGCTTCCCTGGCATCGAAATGTGGAACCCCAACCGGGAGATgagcgaggactgcctgtacctCAATATCTGGGTCCCGTCGCCCCGCCCCCGCAACGCCTCCGTTATGGTCTGGATCTACGGGGGCGGGTTCTACAGCGGCTCATCGTCGCTCGACGTGTACGACGGGCGCTTCCTGGCCCAATCCGAACAGGTCCTGGTGCTCTCCATGAACTACCGGGTGGGGTCCTTCGGGTTCCTGGCCCTCCACGGCTCCCAGGAGGCCCCCGGCAATGTGGGGCTACTGGACCAACGCCTGGCCCTCCAGTGGGTGCAGGAAAACATCCAGTTTTTTGGCGGCAATCCCAAATCGGTGACCATATTCGGGGAGAGCGCCGGGGGGGTCTCGGTGGGCATTCACCTCCTCTCCCCGGACAGCCGCCCGCTCTTCTCCCGCGCCATCATGCAGAGCGGGGCTCCCAACTGCCCCTGGGCCACCGTCACCCCTGCTGAAGCCCGCAGGAGGGCCACGCTGCTGGGCAAGCTGGTGGGGTGCGAGGGGGACAGCTCCTCCAGGAACAACGACAGCCAGCTGGTGGACTGCCTGCGCTCCAGGGAGCCCCAGGAGCTGATCGATCAGGAGTGGCTGGTGCTGCCCTATCGGAGCCTGTTCCGCTTCTCCTTCGTGCCGCTGATCGATGGCGTCTTCCTCCCCGACCCCCCCGAGGCAGCGTTGAGCCCCACGGTGTTCAGGGACCCCCCCCCGGCGCTGCTGCTGGGGGTGAACCAGGACGAGGGCTCCTACTTCCTGCTGTATGGGGCGCCCGGCATCAGCAAGGACAACGAGAGCCTCATCAGCCGGGAGGATTTCTTGGAAGGGGTGCGTATGAGCGTCCCCCACGCCAACGACATCGGCCAGGACGCCGTGGTGCTGCAGTACACCGACTGGATGGACGAGAGCAACCCAGTCAAGAACCGCAATGCCCTGAACGACATCGTGGGCGACCACAACGTCATCTGCCCCCTGCTTCACTTCGCAGGGGCGTACGCTGGTTTGGGGAGCCCTGGGGGGGCCAGCGGAGGGGGAGGAGGGGTCTATGTTTACCACTTTGACCACCGCGCCTCGAACCTGCCGTGGCCCGAGTGGATGGGGGTGATCCACGGCTATGAGATTGAGTTCGTGTTCGGGCTGCCCCTGAACCACAGCCTGAACTACACTGCCGACGAGGAGAGGATGAGCCGACGCATCATGAGATACTGGGCCAACTTCGCCAGGACTgg GAACCCGAACGAGCCCTCAGAGTCCGGGCGCCGCTGGCCCCTCTTCTCTGCTGCAGAGCAGAAATACGTGGGGCTGAACCTGGAGCCTCTCAAGGTGTTCCGCGGGCTGCGCACCCAGGTGTGTGCCTTCTGGAACCGATTCCTGCCCAAGCTGCTCAACGTCACAGGTGAACCAAACCTTTCTGTACCTCTCTGTACCTCTCTGTACCTCTCTGCACCTCTCTGTACCTCTCTGcacctctctccatctccctccaccTCTCTGTACCTCTCT AGTAAGGCGGCGAGAGTAGGTGGAGAGAGGTGGAAGACGATGAGTTTCACAGGTGGAGAGATCTACAAATGCACTGGAGAGCCAGAAGATTCGGATCACTACAGCAAGTACAGGAAGCGCATGCGACGGAGCTGTGAGAGACGTCGATCCTACATGATGCACTGGAAGAGCCAGTTCGATCACTACAGCAAACAGGAGCGCTGCGCGgagctgtga
- the si:dkey-6n21.12 gene encoding schwannomin-interacting protein 1 isoform X2: MEGDKEGKEREGEEKECDEAELSSDQAESRTASSHSPLGSSLEDLASPIMHWEALGHHIEELERQEQQRERGRRREEREGKERERGKRGPQPGELRREPARLSHRQSVKAQWEEQVEEEGGDEEITKHVSELTSRLKSRMNLQLCFINNSESEEEEEEEEERGKERGKLFLSPLSPPQNPAGSTGGRVPAVEAPPPALVARGDRVERQREVETEARRALARSNKSLAHTPDDRRLQSADLHTLTIKQLDTLRKRLIQAVQDLSSELVGLLLSRDQLQTEQDAILLEVEDLTAFAEKEQTHQHSTPR, translated from the exons ATGGAGGGAGATAAAGaggggaaggagagagagggggaggagaaggAGTGTGATgaagctgagctgagctctgaTCAGGCAGAATCCAGGACAGCCTCCTCCCACTCCCCCCTGGGGTCTTCACTGGAGGACCTGGCCAGTCCCATCATGCACTGGGAGGCACTGGGGCACCACATTGAAGAGCTGGAGAGGCaagagcagcagagagagagaggaaggagaagagaggagagagaaggaaaggagagagagagggggaagagaggaCCACAGCCTGGAGAGTTGAGAAGGGAG CCTGCCAGATTGTCACACCGACAGAGTGTGAAAGCACAGTGGGAGGAgcaggtggaggaggagggaggagatgAAGAGATCACCAAGCATGTGAGCGAACTCACCTCCCG gctcaAGAGTCGCATGAATCTACAGCTTTGCTTCATCAACAACAGTgagagtgaggaggaggaggaagaggaggaggagagagggaaggagagagggaaATTATTTTTGTCGCCCCTCTCCCCCCCCCAGAATCCCGCAGGCTCCACTGGTGGGCGTGTCCCTGCGGTGGAAGCCCCACCCCCTGCTCTGGTTGCCAGGGGCGACCgggtggagagacagagagaagtgGAGACAGAAGCCCGGAGGGCGCTGGCgagg TCCAACAAGAGTCTGGCACACACTCCAGATGACAGGAGGCTGCAGAGCGCTGACCTGCACACACTGACCATCAAACAGCTGGACACTCTGAGGAAGAGACTGATCCAGGCTgtgcagg ATCTGAGCTCGGAGCTGGTTGGTTTGCTGTTGTCACGTGACCAACTGCAGACGGAGCAGGATGCCATCTTACTGGAGGTGGAGGACTTGACCGC GTTTGCAGAGAAGGAACAAACTCACCAGCACAGCACTCCAAGATGa
- the muc3a gene encoding mucin-3A: protein MITITQEFTNDLANSSSQEYKEFEENFTQMMKKVYHNVPGFLGVKIKTISKGSIVVNHDVQVEIKNTDTATEQYDTVLHELDFALAEAANCDNSNPDLNCTKLDIDTSLTKVEQEKFDPEALCKAAAPVGFSQFYTYQNSSASGIVCVSVCDSRHQNQYSCQPGQCILASSGPICFCPISDSHWFLGSHCQNKISKAGFYAGVSLTAIVLLAAVMGLLVYQFRTKRLTQQRERDSKEDLVSQWFENDFKWPDPDRGAFSHPRTFNQRGYGHFGAQGWSPYERSVFPSLGSVNAQIEMKIERPQIKPFEI, encoded by the exons ATGATAACGATTACACAGGAGTTTACCAATGACCTGGCAAACAGTTCTTCTCAAGAGTACAAAGAATTTGAAGAGAATTTTACACAGATG atgaaaaaagtttaccacaatgTTCCTGGTTTCTTGGGCGTGAAAATCAAAACAATCAG TAAGGGCAGCATCGTGGTGAATCATGACGTTCAGGTCGagattaaaaacacagacactgccaCTGAACAGTATGACACAGTCCTTCATGAACTGGATTTCGCTTTGGCAGAGGCGGCAAACTGTGACAATAGCAATCCAG ATTTGAACTGTACAAAGCTGGACATCGATACAAGTTTAACCAAGGTTGAACAAGAGAAGTTTGATCCGGAGG ctCTCTGCAAGGCCGCAGCTCCAGTTGGGTTCTCACAGTTCTACACGTATCAGAACAGCTCTGCCTCGGGGATCGTGTGCGTCTCCGTGTGTGACAGCCGACACCAGAACCAGTACTCCTGCCAGCCGGGCCAATGCATCCTGGCTTCCTCCGGACCCATCTGCTT cTGTCCAATCTCAGACTCGCACTGGTTCCTGGGAAGCCACTGTCAGAACAAGATCTCCAAAGCTGGGTTCTATGCTGGGGTGAGCCTGACCGCCATTGTGCTTCTGGCTGCTGTGATGGGACTCCTCGTCTACCAGTTCAGGACCAAGAGACTAACGCAGCAGAG ggagagggacagtaaggaggATCTGGTCAGCCAGTGGTTTGAAAATGATTTCAAGTGGCCTGATCCTGACAGAGGAGCCTTCTCTCACCCCAGGACCTTCAACCAGAGAG GTTATGGACATTTTGGGGCGCAGGGATGGTCTCCCTACGAGAGAAGCGTTTTCCCCTCGCTGGGGAGCGTGAACGCACAGATTGAG ATGAAAATTGAAAGACCTCAGATCAAACCATTTGAGATTTAG